From one Mobula hypostoma chromosome 28, sMobHyp1.1, whole genome shotgun sequence genomic stretch:
- the LOC134338823 gene encoding zinc finger protein 214-like, translating into MGFTQSSDLQRHQSVHTGERPFTCSMCGKGFTRSSNLQRHQLVHTGERPFTCLDCGKRFTQSSQLKVHQRVHTGEKPFTCSDCGKGFTQSSHLHKHQSVHNGERPFTCSDCGKGFTQSSQLKVHQRIHTGEKPFLCTDCGKGFTQSSHLLAHQSVHTGERPYTCLECGKGFTHSSNLQRHQRVHTGERPFLCSDCGKRFTQSFNLLTHQLVHTG; encoded by the coding sequence ATGGGATTCACTCAATCATCtgacctacagagacaccagtcagttcatactggggagagaccgttcacctgttctatgtgtgggaagggattcactcggtcatccaacctacagagacaccagttagttcacactggggaaaggccgttcacctgtttagactgtgggaagagatttactcagtcatctcagctgaaggtacatcagcgggttcacactggggagaagccgttcacctgctcagactgtgggaaggggttcactcagtcatcccacctgcaTAAACACCAGTCCGTTCACaatggggagaggccgttcacctgttcagactgtgggaagggtttcACTCAGTCATCGCAATTGAAagtacatcagcgaattcacactggggagaaaccgttcCTGTgcacagactgtgggaagggattcactcagtcatcccacctactggctcaccagtcagttcacactggagagaggccatacACCTGCctagaatgtgggaagggattcactcactcatccaacctacagagacaccagcgagttcacactggggagaggccgttcctctgctcagactgtgggaagagattcactcagtcatttaACCTGCTGACACATCAGTTAGTTCACACTGGGTAG